In one Brassica oleracea var. oleracea cultivar TO1000 chromosome C9, BOL, whole genome shotgun sequence genomic region, the following are encoded:
- the LOC106317321 gene encoding putative cysteine-rich receptor-like protein kinase 39: protein MGLNPVLIIFLSSSLLIVLQNLDVANAVTCSGSFINGNSSYFQNRDNLFSTLASKVVANGGFYNASLGKSPNSVHALVLCKRGYEQQDCISCVEKVTQEIQTGCPNRMDSFKWDNDDGDHVNCLVRSSNHSTFKNFQLVPAVIYPNALTIEPSKDMTLFRQQWEATVNRTIEDAAEAETSSMLKYYSAVEAEFTEFPNVYMLMQCTPDITSRECKICLEKCATYFKKQFWGRQGGEVSRPSCVFRWDLYAFHGAFDNVTRVPAPPGPQAQANGTFITDKKGRSIRYSGTIAIIVVPSLINLLVFIGLIKFYARRKNSYNGCNVGTAEYSDSNGQPMLRFDLGSILMATNDFSSERKLGQGGFGTVHKGTLPNGQEIAVKRLTKGSGQGDLEFKNEVSLLTRLQHRNLVKLLGFCNEGDEEILIYEFVPNSSLDHFIFDEEKRSLLTWEVRFKIIEGIARGLLYLHEDSQLKIIHRDLKASNILLDAEMNPKVADFGTARLFEADETRAETRRIAGTRGYMAPEYLNHGQISAKSDVYSFGVVLLEMISGGKNNSFKGEGLAAYAWKRWVEGKPEIIIDPFLVENPSNEIIKLIQIGLLCVQENAGNRPTMSSVIVWLGSETITIPLPNAPAFTGSMSQSEKGTTSISNVFTELSCR from the exons ATGGGTCTCAACCCTGTTTTGATAATCTTCCTCTCTTCTTCTCTTCTTATTGTCCTTCAAAACCTCGACGTCGCTAACGCCGTCACGTGTAGCGGAAGCTTCATCAACGGTAACAGCAGCTACTTTCAGAATCGTGACAATCTCTTCTCCACTCTTGCTTCAAAAGTCGTCGCCAACGGCGGATTCTACAACGCCTCGCTCGGCAAAAGTCCTAACTCAGTCCACGCTCTTGTCCTCTGCAAAAGAGGCTACGAGCAGCAAGATTGTATCAGCTGTGTCGAAAAGGTGACTCAGGAGATACAAACTGGTTGTCCAAACCGAATGGATTCGTTCAAGTGGGACAATGACGATGGAGACCATGTTAATTGTCTTGTACGTTCCTCAAACCACTCAACTTTCAAGAACTTCCAGCTTGTACCTGCTGTTATATATCCAAATGCACTTACTATCGAGCCATCCAAGGACATGACGCTTTTCAGACAACAGTGGGAAGCAACGGTTAATCGGACCATCGAGGATGCCGCAGAAGCTGAAACTTCCTCCATGCTCAAGTACTATAGTGCTGTAGAAGCCGAGTTCACGGAGTTTCCAAATGTATACATGCTGATGCAATGCACGCCCGACATAACTTCCCGCGAGTGCAAGATATGTTTGGAAAAGTGTGCGACATATTTTAAGAAACAGTTTTGGGGAAGACAAGGAGGCGAGGTTAGTCGCCCGAGCTGTGTTTTCAGGTGGGATCTGTATGCTTTCCATGGTGCTTTTGATAATGTAACAAGGGTTCCTGCACCTCCTGGACCACAGGCTCAGGCAAATGGAACCTTTATAACAGACAAGAAAG GAAGAAGCATTAGGTATAGCGGAACTATTGCGATAATTGTGGTTCCTAGTCTCATTAATCTGTTGGTATTTATTGGTCTCATAAAATTCTATGCCCGGAGGAAAAACTCATACAACGGATGCAATG TTGGTACTGCAGAGTACTCTGATTCTAATGGCCAACCTATGCTACGGTTTGATCTTGGTTCAATCTTAATGGCAACCAATGACTTTTCGTCTGAACGTAAGCTTGGTCAAGGTGGATTTGGTACGGTCCATAAGGGGACATTACCAAATGGCCAAGAGATAGCTGTGAAGAGATTAACAAAAGGTTCAGGGCAAGGAGACTTAGAGTTTAAGAATGAGGTTTCACTCTTGACAAGACTCCAACATAGGAATCTAGTTAAGCTTCTTGGGTTCTGTAATGAAGGAGATGAAGAGATTCTTATCTACGAGTTTGTCCCCAACTCAAGTCTTGATCATTTTATCTTCG ACGAAGAGAAGCGTTCACTTCTTACATGGGAGGTGAGATTCAAAATTATAGAAGGCATAGCTCGAGGTCTTCTTTATCTTCATGAAGATTCTCAGCTAAAGATTATTCACCGAGACTTGAAAGCAAGCAACATCCTTTTAGATGCGGAGATGAACCCTAAAGTTGCAGACTTCGGGACCGCAAGGTTGTTCGAAGCTGATGAGACTCGAGCTGAAACAAGACGAATAGCTGGAACCCG TGGATATATGGCTCCTGAATACCTGAATCACGGGCAAATCTCAGCTAAATCTGATGTATATAGCTTCGGGGTTGTGCTTCTAGAGATGATAAGCGGTGGAAAAAACAATAGCTTCAAAGGGGAAGGACTTGCAGCTTAT GCATGGAAGAGATGGGTTGAAGGAAAGCCTGAGATTATAATTGATCCTTTCTTGGTAGAGAATCCGAGTAACGAGATCATTAAGTTGATTCAGATTGGTTTGTTGTGTGTTCAAGAGAATGCAGGGAACAGACCAACCATGAGCTCGGTAATAGTCTGGCTAGGCAGTGAGACTATCACCATTCCTTTACCTAACGCTCCTGCTTTCACTGGAAGCATGTCCCAATCTGAGAAAGGTACAACGTCAATAAGCAACGTCTTCACGGAGTTGAGTTGTCGATGA
- the LOC106316932 gene encoding mitochondrial pyruvate carrier 2 isoform X3, which produces MATSKLQALWNHPAGPKTNFQKPPENISYLQQIGIYTHCAVTCTGMIWCRCSTVITPKNWNLFSVNVAMAATGVYQLSRKIKYDYVTEGEAAAENE; this is translated from the exons ATGGCGACGTCGAAGCTTCAAGCACTCTGGAACCACCCGGCGGGACCTAAGACAA ATTTCCAGAAACCTCCAGAGAATATTTCATACCTTCAGCAAATTGGTATATACACACATTGTG CTGTGACATGTACTGGAATGATTTGGTGTCGTTGTAGCACTGTAATCACTCCT AAAAACTGGAATTTGTTCAGTGTTAATGTTGCTATGGCAGCGACAGGAGTATACCAACTTTCTCGTAAAATAAA GTATGATTATGTAACTGAAGGAGAGGCTGCTGCTGAAAATGAATGA
- the LOC106316932 gene encoding mitochondrial pyruvate carrier 2 isoform X2 produces MATSKLQALWNHPAGPKTIHFWAPTFKWGLSIANIADFQKPPENISYLQQIAVTCTGMIWCRCSTVITPKNWNLFSVNVAMAATGVYQLSRKIKYDYVTEGEAAAENE; encoded by the exons ATGGCGACGTCGAAGCTTCAAGCACTCTGGAACCACCCGGCGGGACCTAAGACAA TTCATTTCTGGGCTCCAACTTTCAAATGGGGTTTAAGCATTGCTAACATTGCAGATTTCCAGAAACCTCCAGAGAATATTTCATACCTTCAGCAAATTG CTGTGACATGTACTGGAATGATTTGGTGTCGTTGTAGCACTGTAATCACTCCT AAAAACTGGAATTTGTTCAGTGTTAATGTTGCTATGGCAGCGACAGGAGTATACCAACTTTCTCGTAAAATAAA GTATGATTATGTAACTGAAGGAGAGGCTGCTGCTGAAAATGAATGA
- the LOC106316932 gene encoding mitochondrial pyruvate carrier 2 isoform X1, producing the protein MATSKLQALWNHPAGPKTIHFWAPTFKWGLSIANIADFQKPPENISYLQQIGIYTHCAVTCTGMIWCRCSTVITPKNWNLFSVNVAMAATGVYQLSRKIKYDYVTEGEAAAENE; encoded by the exons ATGGCGACGTCGAAGCTTCAAGCACTCTGGAACCACCCGGCGGGACCTAAGACAA TTCATTTCTGGGCTCCAACTTTCAAATGGGGTTTAAGCATTGCTAACATTGCAGATTTCCAGAAACCTCCAGAGAATATTTCATACCTTCAGCAAATTGGTATATACACACATTGTG CTGTGACATGTACTGGAATGATTTGGTGTCGTTGTAGCACTGTAATCACTCCT AAAAACTGGAATTTGTTCAGTGTTAATGTTGCTATGGCAGCGACAGGAGTATACCAACTTTCTCGTAAAATAAA GTATGATTATGTAACTGAAGGAGAGGCTGCTGCTGAAAATGAATGA
- the LOC106316932 gene encoding mitochondrial pyruvate carrier 2 isoform X4, translating to MATSKLQALWNHPAGPKTNFQKPPENISYLQQIAVTCTGMIWCRCSTVITPKNWNLFSVNVAMAATGVYQLSRKIKYDYVTEGEAAAENE from the exons ATGGCGACGTCGAAGCTTCAAGCACTCTGGAACCACCCGGCGGGACCTAAGACAA ATTTCCAGAAACCTCCAGAGAATATTTCATACCTTCAGCAAATTG CTGTGACATGTACTGGAATGATTTGGTGTCGTTGTAGCACTGTAATCACTCCT AAAAACTGGAATTTGTTCAGTGTTAATGTTGCTATGGCAGCGACAGGAGTATACCAACTTTCTCGTAAAATAAA GTATGATTATGTAACTGAAGGAGAGGCTGCTGCTGAAAATGAATGA
- the LOC106313251 gene encoding origin of replication complex subunit 1B-like: MAASTPRTKTFQSPNKTPTNSIYRKSYLSPSSSSATRSHLTPQTPQTLTPLRRSARHVSRKIDLGDNDQENLNPPIEEMNLIRKRERAPRKQPTDDLQTPKKSKSKSNVDEVSFSPVSPIRSEKKRKTAERSSNKRVYYTKVEFDSVEFQIGDDVYVKRKEDEEDDDDAEFEDCRICFKSGSSNNVMLECDHCLGGFHLKCLKPPLKEVPEGDWICQFCQGHTLEAPKPPEGKKVARTAREKLLSSDLWAARIEKLWRGADGVYWVRARWYMIPEETASGRQPHNLKREVYLTNDFADVEMRSVLRHCFVKSPKEFAKASNDGDDVFLCEYEYDVHWHSFKRLAELADGDCESDDHEWMKEEEEVGDSDDEVMEVEDEASVRDSKSKRGLASSKAANSLKGRFFGLDKVGAKRIPEHVRCHKQSELEKAKATLLLATRPKSLPCRNKEMEEITAFIKGSISDDQCLGRCMYIHGVPGTGKTVSVLSVMKNLKAEVEAGIVSPYCFVEINGLKLASPEKIYTVIYEALSGHRVGWKKALHSLNERFSEGKRIGKEDEKPCILLIDELDLLVTRNQSVLYNILDWPTKPNSKLIVLGIANTMDLPEKLLPRISSRMGIQRLCFGPYNHTQLQEIISTRLKGIDAFEKQAIEFASRKVAAISGDARRALEICRRAAEVADYRLKDNTSAKNQLVVMSDVEAAIQEMFQAPHIQVMKSVSKLSKIYLTAMVHELYKTGMAETTFDRVATTVSSLCGTNGEAFPGWDVLLKVGCELGECRIILCEPGERHRLQKLQLNFPSDDVAFALKDNKELPWLGNYL, translated from the coding sequence ATGGCTGCTTCAACTCCTAGAACCAAAACCTTCCAATCCCCAAACAAAACCCCAACTAACAGCATCTATCGCAAATCGTACCTATCTCCTTCTTCTTCTTCAGCAACGCGATCGCATCTCACTCCCCAAACCCCACAGACTCTCACTCCTCTCCGCAGATCCGCTCGCCATGTCTCCCGCAAGATCGATCTCGGAGACAACGACCAAGAGAATCTCAATCCTCCGATTGAAGAAATGAATCTCATCCGAAAGCGGGAGAGAGCGCCCAGAAAACAACCCACCGATGATCTCCAAACTCCGAAGAAGAGCAAATCCAAATCCAATGTCGACGAGGTTTCCTTCTCTCCTGTATCTCCGATTCGATCGGAGAAGAAGAGGAAAACCGCCGAAAGAAGCTCCAACAAGAGAGTTTACTACACCAAAGTCGAATTCGATTCCGTCGAGTTCCAAATAGGCGACGATGTTTACGTTAAGAGAAAAGAAGACGAAGAAGACGACGACGACGCCGAATTCGAAGATTGCCGGATCTGCTTCAAATCAGGAAGTAGCAACAACGTGATGCTCGAGTGCGACCATTGCTTAGGCGGGTTCCATCTCAAATGCTTGAAGCCGCCGTTGAAAGAAGTCCCCGAAGGCGATTGGATCTGTCAGTTTTGTCAAGGCCACACGCTCGAGGCTCCGAAGCCACCGGAAGGGAAGAAGGTGGCGAGAACCGCGAGGGAGAAGCTTCTCTCGAGCGATCTATGGGCTGCTCGGATCGAGAAGCTATGGAGAGGAGCGGACGGTGTGTATTGGGTTCGTGCTCGTTGGTATATGATACCTGAAGAGACTGCTTCGGGGCGTCAACCGCATAATCTGAAACGAGAGGTTTATTTAACGAATGATTTTGCTGACGTGGAGATGAGATCTGTGCTTAGGCATTGTTTTGTCAAGTCTCCTAAGGAGTTTGCGAAGGCGAGTAACGATGGTGATGATGTGTTTTTGTGTGAGTATGAGTACGATGTGCATTGGCATAGCTTCAAGCGTTTGGCTGAATTGGCTGATGGAGATTGCGAGAGTGATGACCATGAGTGGATGAAAGAAGAAGAAGAGGTTGGTGATAGTGATGATGAAGTGATGGAGGTTGAAGATGAAGCAAGTGTGCGTGATTCCAAGAGTAAGAGAGGTTTAGCGAGTTCAAAAGCTGCTAATTCGCTTAAAGGAAGGTTCTTTGGACTCGACAAGGTCGGAGCGAAGAGGATTCCTGAGCATGTGAGATGCCATAAGCAGAGTGAGTTGGAGAAAGCGAAAGCTACTTTGTTGTTGGCGACAAGGCCTAAGTCTCTTCCTTGTAGGAACAAGGAGATGGAAGAGATCACTGCGTTTATAAAAGGTTCCATCTCGGATGATCAGTGTTTAGGAAGGTGTATGTACATTCACGGTGTTCCCGGGACAGGGAAGACTGTTAGTGTGCTATCTGTTATGAAGAATCTGAAGGCTGAGGTTGAAGCAGGGATCGTAAGCCCGTATTGCTTCGTGGAGATCAACGGTCTCAAACTGGCTTCGCCTGAGAAGATTTACACTGTGATCTACGAAGCATTGAGTGGTCATCGCGTTGGTTGGAAGAAAGCTTTACACTCTCTGAATGAGAGATTTTCAGAAGGGAAACGTATTGGGAAAGAGGACGAGAAGCCTTGCATACTTCTCATCGACGAGCTTGATCTTCTGGTTACTAGAAACCAGTCTGTTCTATACAACATTTTGGATTGGCCCACCAAGCCTAACTCCAAGCTGATTGTGTTGGGGATAGCCAACACTATGGATCTTCCGGAGAAGCTGCTTCCTCGGATCTCAAGCCGAATGGGTATACAGAGACTATGCTTCGGTCCTTATAACCACACTCAGCTACAAGAAATCATCTCCACAAGGCTGAAAGGGATCGACGCTTTCGAGAAGCAAGCCATTGAGTTTGCTTCGAGGAAAGTAGCTGCGATCTCAGGAGATGCAAGACGTGCCCTCGAGATATGCAGGCGTGCAGCTGAAGTGGCGGATTACCGTCTAAAGGACAACACATCTGCAAAGAACCAGCTGGTGGTTATGTCAGATGTTGAAGCGGCGATCCAAGAGATGTTTCAAGCACCTCACATTCAAGTTATGAAGAGCGTTTCGAAACTGAGTAAGATCTACTTGACGGCTATGGTTCATGAGCTTTACAAGACAGGAATGGCTGAGACAACGTTTGATAGAGTGGCGACGACTGTGTCGTCTCTTTGCGGAACCAATGGAGAAGCTTTTCCTGGTTGGGACGTTCTTCTCAAAGTGGGTTGCGAGCTTGGTGAATGCAGAATCATTCTCTGTGAGCCTGGAGAGAGGCATAGGTTGCAGAAGCTGCAGCTGAACTTTCCAAGTGATGATGTTGCTTTTGCATTGAAAGACAACAAGGAGCTTCCATGGCTGGGAAATTACTTGTGA
- the LOC106316751 gene encoding agamous-like MADS-box protein AGL80 — MTRKKVKLAFIANDSSRKATFKKRKKGLIKKVNELSTLCGINACAIIYSPYDTNPEVWPSNSGVQRIISDFRKLPEMDQNKKMVDQEAFLRQRIAKASENLKKQRKDNREMEMTEVMFQCLVGNMGMFNLNIMDLNDLGYMIDQYLKDVNRRIEILGSSGGGMELGETSNDAAAAPSEAAGTLAIVPTTTDTIQPYHHQQQHQMFRHHAAPHVGPYEQPLNLNLSHSQNQQQGFTEMMMNRPEQMSYAAEQMGFPFMNDNHHHHHYHHHQQVPGESSTTPATNVSASSANPVTSSNPTNHIWFR, encoded by the coding sequence ATGACAAGGAAGAAGGTGAAACTTGCTTTCATTGCCAATGATTCCTCACGAAAAGCAACCTTTAAAAAAAGAAAGAAAGGTTTGATCAAGAAAGTAAACGAGCTTTCAACACTATGCGGTATCAACGCATGTGCCATCATCTACAGCCCCTACGACACCAATCCTGAGGTATGGCCATCAAACTCCGGCGTGCAAAGAATCATCTCAGACTTCCGGAAGTTGCCGGAGATGGACCAGAACAAGAAAATGGTGGATCAAGAAGCCTTTCTCAGACAAAGAATAGCCAAAGCCTCCGAAAATCTGAAGAAGCAGAGGAAAGACAATAGGGAGATGGAGATGACTGAAGTCATGTTCCAGTGTTTGGTCGGAAACATGGGGATGTTTAATCTGAACATTATGGATCTTAATGATTTGGGTTATATGATTGATCAATATCTTAAAGATGTTAACCGCAGGATCGAGATTTTGGGGAGTTCTGGTGGTGGTATGGAGCTTGGTGAAACCTCCAACGATGCTGCAGCGGCTCCTTCTGAAGCCGCTGGAACGTTGGCTATTGTGCCGACTACAACCGATACGATTCAGCCTTATCATCATCAGCAACAACATCAGATGTTTCGTCACCATGCAGCTCCACATGTTGGACCCTATGAGCAGCCTCTGAATCTGAACCTGAGTCATAGTCAGAATCAACAACAGGGGTTTACCGAGATGATGATGAACCGTCCCGAGCAAATGAGTTACGCGGCTGAGCAAATGGGCTTTCCGTTCATGAATGATAACCATCACCACCATCACTACCACCACCACCAGCAGGTCCCTGGCGAATCATCCACCACTCCGGCAACAAACGTTAGCGCAAGCAGTGCCAATCCAGTTACCAGTTCAAATCCTACCAATCATATATGGTTCCGTTAG
- the LOC106314618 gene encoding uncharacterized protein LOC106314618, which produces MDHTLKMLHDVIARSMQQPQVQPQPLMPPQPTVSTPMLPLLTAMKNMKTPHFEGGTDPFQADQWLRTMEKNFETLTCSEESKKKMAVYYLDKDATEWWESRDHQVGHLVTTWAAFKQEFERKYFTPESKRRLQRQFANLVQGDKTVREYESEFMRLRRHLLRGQVDEETMISNFLFGLKPELKNRLAVGNYESLTELVEKAVNVEIGLEAEKTSTSK; this is translated from the coding sequence ATGGATCACACTCTGAAGATGCTTCATGACGTGATAGCGAGGTCAATGCAACAACCTCAGGTGCAACCTCAGCCACTTATGCCACCACAACCTACAGTGTCTACACCGATGTTACCATTACTAACTGCCATGAAGAATATGAAGACACCACATTTTGAAGGCGGGACAGATCCATTTCAAGCCGACCAGTGGCTTCGAACTATGGAGAAAAACTTTGAGACCCTGACATGTTCTGAAGAGTCTAAGAAGAAAATGGCAGTATATTACTTAGACAAAGACGCAACAGAATGGTGGGAGAGTAGGGATCACCAAGTGGGACATCTGGTCACCACTTGGGCGGCATTCAAACAAGAATTTGAACGCAAGTACTTCACTCCTGAATCCAAGCGAAGGCTTCAACGCCAGTTTGCAAACTTGGTACAAGGAGATAAGACGGTTAGAGAATATGAATCTGAATTTATGCGACTGCGACGACACCTGCTGCGAGGACAAGTTGATGAGGAGACCATGATATCCAACTTTCTGTTTGGTCTAAAACCAGAGTTGAAAAATAGACTGGCAGTCGGGAACTACGAGAGTCTCACCGAGCTAGTGGAAAAAGCTGTAAATGTGGAGATTGGATTGGAAGCTGAGAAGACGTCAACTAGCAAGTAA